The Arachis ipaensis cultivar K30076 chromosome B07, Araip1.1, whole genome shotgun sequence genome includes a window with the following:
- the LOC107609307 gene encoding ribonuclease E/G-like protein, chloroplastic isoform X1 has protein sequence MELIAELGLMHHHHHHHHHHHLHYRHQHLFRCASSPFFYTPFVFPPKRFLSLDICHPIPLHGVYRIIYCMKNHKSVRRLTALPASKGKQTKNVDELCKIIWTVEADLEDGHLLYITGDPAVLGCWKPKKAVLMSPTEHANIWKAEFEIASGLNFKYNYFIKGKSKSSSNVIWKPGPAFSLSVPLTFLGENKVMVRDVWIRTSSHMSSAHTWFPWIEETYFPEHPSSHLPVKDDGEIVSLFKNDVLKSDIFSLEDQLYYDDDNMDMESMDDEDSHSTNILSENYQPLEEPWLLLSPRFSVSKDRKESNEVETDNTVEEPVKLVDTEKLLPEDSTNVTSKDPVSTVILINSSICTMQRIAVLENDKLVELLLEPVKSNVQCDSVYVGVVSKLVPHMGGAFVNIGSSRPALMDIKQNREPFIFPPFRQKTKKQKLDIKDKNDHESHDADVSDGISDIYCEDGCLKSVHNAYDEHEGEDDFYITEVLKENVNGSLIDDEVEADFEDDLEGSEIHIDETSNSLLGFGMNGSVNSHILQTKDTEKAVHVASEENKWIKVRKGTKIIVQVVKEGLGTKGPTLTAYPKLRSRFWVLIARCDKIGVSKKISGVERTRLKVIAKTLQPKGFGLTLRTVAAGHSLEELHKDLEGLLSTWKNIVEHAKSAALAADEGVEGAVPVILHRAMGQTLSVVQDYFNENVNRMVVDSPRTFHEVTNYLQEMAPDLCDRVELYDKKVPLFDEFNIEGEIDNILKKRVPLANGGSLIIEQTEALVSIDVNGGHGMFGHGTSQQKAILDVNLAAAKRIARELRLRDIGGIIVVDFIDMTDEANKRLVYEEVKKAVERDKSMVKVSELSRHGLMEITRKRVRPSVTFMISEPCACCHATGRVEALETSFSKIEQQICRFIATLDIKADSISPKSWPKFILRVDHHMCEYLTSGKKTRLATLSSSLKVWILLKVARGFTRGAFEVKPFIDDKGEKNQHQAPISMLRSSKASTKKPGQKLTIVPVKKSKARGK, from the exons ATGGAGCTCATTGCTGAACTTGGTTTGATGcaccatcaccatcatcatcatcatcatcatcatcttcactaCCGCCACCAGCACCTTTTTCGCTGTGCTAGTAGTCCTTTTTTCTATACCCCTTTTGTGTTTCCTCCAAAGAGGTTCCTCTCact GGACATATGCCATCCCATACCACTGCATGGCGTATACAGGATCATATACTGTATGAAGAATCACAAATCAGTGAGAAGATTAACAGCCTTGCCAGCATCAAAAG GGAAGCAAACCAAAAATGTTGATGAACTATGCAAGATTATTTGGACTGTAGAAGCTGATTTAGAAGATGGTCACCTTCTGTACATAACCGGTGACCCAGCTGTATTGGGCTGCTGGAAACCAAAGAAAGCTGTTCTAATGTCTCCTACGGAACATGCAAATATATGGAAAGCTGAATTTGAG ATTGCTTCGGGCTTGAACTTCAAATATAATTATTTCATTAAGGGAAAATCAAAATCCTCAAGCAATGTTATTTGGAAGCCAGGACCAGCATTCTCTCTGTCAGTACCCCTTACATTCCTTGGTGAAAATAAAGTTATGGTGAGGGATGTGTGGATTAGGACTAGTTCCCATATGTCTTCAGCTCATACTTGGTTCCCCTGGATAGAGGAAACATATTTCCCAGAGCATCCATCTAGTCATTTACCAGTCAAAG ATGATGGAGAGATTGTGAGTCTCTTTAAAAATGACGTGTTAAAGTCAGATATATTCAGTTTGGAAGATCAATTGTACTACGATGATGACAATATGGACATGGAGAGCATGGATGATGAGGATTCACATTCTACTAATATTCTTTCTGAGAATTACCAGCCTCTGGAGGAACCCTGGCTACTCCTTTCACCCCGTTTTTCTGTCTCTAAGGATAGAAAGGAATCCAATGAAGTTGAAACTGATAACACTGTAGAAGAGCCAGTGAAGTTGGTTGATACAGAAAAATTATTGCCTGAAGACAGTACTAATGTAACTTCAAAAGATCCTGTTTCTACTGTTATACTTATTAACTCTTCAATATGTACTATGCAAAGAATTGCAGTATTGGAAAATGATAAATTGGTTGAGTTATTATTGGAACCTGTCAAGAGTAATGTGCAGTGTGACAGTGTATATGTTGGGGTAGTCTCAAAACTTGTTCCTCATATGGGTGGGGCTTTTGTGAATATTGGGAGTTCTAGACCTGCCCTTATGGACATTAAGCAAAACAGGGAGCCATTTATATTCCCACCATTTCGTCAAAAGACGAAGAAGCAAAAACTTGATATCAAGGATAAAAATGATCATGAGTCTCATGATGCTGATGTCTCTGATGGAATATCAGACATCTATTGTGAGGATGGTTGCTTAAAATCTGTACACAATGCCTATGATGAGCATGAAGGAGAGGATGATTTTTATATTACAGAAGTTCTTAAGGAAAATGTGAATGGTAGCTTGATTGATGATGAAGTAGAAGCTGACTTTGAGGATGACCTAGAGGGAAGTGAAATCCATATAGACGAAACTAGCAACAGCCTTCTTGGTTTTGGCATGAATGGTTCAGTCAACTCTCATATATTACAAACGAAAGATACAGAGAAAGCAGTTCATGTGGCTTCTGAAGAAAACAAATGGATCAAAGTTCGCAAGGGAACCAAAATCATTGTCCAAGTTGTTAAAGAGGGCCTTGGTACTAAGGGTCCCACTCTGACGGCTTATCCTAAACTAAGAAGTAGATTCTGG GTGTTGATTGCACGTTGTGATAAAATAGGAGTCTCCAAAAAGATCTCTGGTGTTGAGCGAACAAGGTTGAAAGTTATTGCAAAGACACTGCAGCCTAAGGGTTTTGGTCTCACTTTAAGAACTGTTGCTGCTGGTCATTCTTTAGAAGAGCTGCACAAAGACTTGGAAGGTTTGCTCTCAACATGGAAAAATATAGTCGAACATGCAAAATCTGCTGCTCTTGCTGCGGATGAAGGTGTGGAAGGAGCTGTTCCTGTTATTTTACACCGGGCAATGGGTCAGACTCTCTCAGTGGTTCAGGATTATTTCAATGAAAAT GTTAACAGGATGGTGGTTGACTCTCCAAGAACATTTCATGAG GTGACCAATTACCTGCAGGAAATGGCCCCTGATCTATGTGATCGAGTAGAGCTGTATGATAAAAAGgttcccctttttgatgaatTCAACATTGAGGGAGAGATTGACAATATCCTTAAGAAAAG GGTTCCACTTGCTAATGGAGGTTCTTTAATCATTGAACAAACTGAGGCATTAGTTTCTATTGATGTGAATGGAGGACATGGGATGTTTGGTCATGGAACATCACAGCAGAAAGCTATTTTAGATGTCAACCTTGCAGCTGCAAAACGA ATTGCAAGGGAGTTGCGATTACGGGACATTGGAGGGATCATTGTAGTAGATTTCATTGACATGACAGATGAAG CAAATAAAAGATTGGTATACGAAGAAGTCAAGAAAGCTGTTGAGAGAGACAAATCCATGGTGAAAGTCTCTGAATTGTCAAGACATGGACTCATGGAAATAACACGAAAGAGG GTTCGACCAAGTGTGACATTCATGATTAGCGAACCATGTGCTTGTTGCCATGCCACAGGCAGGGTTGAAGCTTTAGAGACATCCTTCTCCAAAATTGAACAACAAATCTGTCGGTTTATT GCAACATTGGACATTAAGGCAGACAGTATAAGCCCCAAGTCATGGCCAAAATTTATTCTGAGAGTTGACCATCATATGTGTGAGTACTTAACTTCAGGGAAAAAGACAAGGCTTGCAACATTGAGTAGTTCCCTCAAAGTCTGGATTCTTTTAAAG GTTGCTAGAGGGTTCACGAGAGGAGCATTCGAGGTTAAACCATTTATAGATgacaaaggagagaaaaaccaGCATCAAGCTCCAATTTCAATGCTGAGATCCTCAAAGGCCAGTACCAAAAAACCTGGCCAAAAGTTGACAATTGTTCCAGTTAAGAAATCAAAAGCTAGGGGAAAATAA
- the LOC107609307 gene encoding ribonuclease E/G-like protein, chloroplastic isoform X2: MSPTEHANIWKAEFEIASGLNFKYNYFIKGKSKSSSNVIWKPGPAFSLSVPLTFLGENKVMVRDVWIRTSSHMSSAHTWFPWIEETYFPEHPSSHLPVKDDGEIVSLFKNDVLKSDIFSLEDQLYYDDDNMDMESMDDEDSHSTNILSENYQPLEEPWLLLSPRFSVSKDRKESNEVETDNTVEEPVKLVDTEKLLPEDSTNVTSKDPVSTVILINSSICTMQRIAVLENDKLVELLLEPVKSNVQCDSVYVGVVSKLVPHMGGAFVNIGSSRPALMDIKQNREPFIFPPFRQKTKKQKLDIKDKNDHESHDADVSDGISDIYCEDGCLKSVHNAYDEHEGEDDFYITEVLKENVNGSLIDDEVEADFEDDLEGSEIHIDETSNSLLGFGMNGSVNSHILQTKDTEKAVHVASEENKWIKVRKGTKIIVQVVKEGLGTKGPTLTAYPKLRSRFWVLIARCDKIGVSKKISGVERTRLKVIAKTLQPKGFGLTLRTVAAGHSLEELHKDLEGLLSTWKNIVEHAKSAALAADEGVEGAVPVILHRAMGQTLSVVQDYFNENVNRMVVDSPRTFHEVTNYLQEMAPDLCDRVELYDKKVPLFDEFNIEGEIDNILKKRVPLANGGSLIIEQTEALVSIDVNGGHGMFGHGTSQQKAILDVNLAAAKRIARELRLRDIGGIIVVDFIDMTDEANKRLVYEEVKKAVERDKSMVKVSELSRHGLMEITRKRVRPSVTFMISEPCACCHATGRVEALETSFSKIEQQICRFIATLDIKADSISPKSWPKFILRVDHHMCEYLTSGKKTRLATLSSSLKVWILLKVARGFTRGAFEVKPFIDDKGEKNQHQAPISMLRSSKASTKKPGQKLTIVPVKKSKARGK, encoded by the exons ATGTCTCCTACGGAACATGCAAATATATGGAAAGCTGAATTTGAG ATTGCTTCGGGCTTGAACTTCAAATATAATTATTTCATTAAGGGAAAATCAAAATCCTCAAGCAATGTTATTTGGAAGCCAGGACCAGCATTCTCTCTGTCAGTACCCCTTACATTCCTTGGTGAAAATAAAGTTATGGTGAGGGATGTGTGGATTAGGACTAGTTCCCATATGTCTTCAGCTCATACTTGGTTCCCCTGGATAGAGGAAACATATTTCCCAGAGCATCCATCTAGTCATTTACCAGTCAAAG ATGATGGAGAGATTGTGAGTCTCTTTAAAAATGACGTGTTAAAGTCAGATATATTCAGTTTGGAAGATCAATTGTACTACGATGATGACAATATGGACATGGAGAGCATGGATGATGAGGATTCACATTCTACTAATATTCTTTCTGAGAATTACCAGCCTCTGGAGGAACCCTGGCTACTCCTTTCACCCCGTTTTTCTGTCTCTAAGGATAGAAAGGAATCCAATGAAGTTGAAACTGATAACACTGTAGAAGAGCCAGTGAAGTTGGTTGATACAGAAAAATTATTGCCTGAAGACAGTACTAATGTAACTTCAAAAGATCCTGTTTCTACTGTTATACTTATTAACTCTTCAATATGTACTATGCAAAGAATTGCAGTATTGGAAAATGATAAATTGGTTGAGTTATTATTGGAACCTGTCAAGAGTAATGTGCAGTGTGACAGTGTATATGTTGGGGTAGTCTCAAAACTTGTTCCTCATATGGGTGGGGCTTTTGTGAATATTGGGAGTTCTAGACCTGCCCTTATGGACATTAAGCAAAACAGGGAGCCATTTATATTCCCACCATTTCGTCAAAAGACGAAGAAGCAAAAACTTGATATCAAGGATAAAAATGATCATGAGTCTCATGATGCTGATGTCTCTGATGGAATATCAGACATCTATTGTGAGGATGGTTGCTTAAAATCTGTACACAATGCCTATGATGAGCATGAAGGAGAGGATGATTTTTATATTACAGAAGTTCTTAAGGAAAATGTGAATGGTAGCTTGATTGATGATGAAGTAGAAGCTGACTTTGAGGATGACCTAGAGGGAAGTGAAATCCATATAGACGAAACTAGCAACAGCCTTCTTGGTTTTGGCATGAATGGTTCAGTCAACTCTCATATATTACAAACGAAAGATACAGAGAAAGCAGTTCATGTGGCTTCTGAAGAAAACAAATGGATCAAAGTTCGCAAGGGAACCAAAATCATTGTCCAAGTTGTTAAAGAGGGCCTTGGTACTAAGGGTCCCACTCTGACGGCTTATCCTAAACTAAGAAGTAGATTCTGG GTGTTGATTGCACGTTGTGATAAAATAGGAGTCTCCAAAAAGATCTCTGGTGTTGAGCGAACAAGGTTGAAAGTTATTGCAAAGACACTGCAGCCTAAGGGTTTTGGTCTCACTTTAAGAACTGTTGCTGCTGGTCATTCTTTAGAAGAGCTGCACAAAGACTTGGAAGGTTTGCTCTCAACATGGAAAAATATAGTCGAACATGCAAAATCTGCTGCTCTTGCTGCGGATGAAGGTGTGGAAGGAGCTGTTCCTGTTATTTTACACCGGGCAATGGGTCAGACTCTCTCAGTGGTTCAGGATTATTTCAATGAAAAT GTTAACAGGATGGTGGTTGACTCTCCAAGAACATTTCATGAG GTGACCAATTACCTGCAGGAAATGGCCCCTGATCTATGTGATCGAGTAGAGCTGTATGATAAAAAGgttcccctttttgatgaatTCAACATTGAGGGAGAGATTGACAATATCCTTAAGAAAAG GGTTCCACTTGCTAATGGAGGTTCTTTAATCATTGAACAAACTGAGGCATTAGTTTCTATTGATGTGAATGGAGGACATGGGATGTTTGGTCATGGAACATCACAGCAGAAAGCTATTTTAGATGTCAACCTTGCAGCTGCAAAACGA ATTGCAAGGGAGTTGCGATTACGGGACATTGGAGGGATCATTGTAGTAGATTTCATTGACATGACAGATGAAG CAAATAAAAGATTGGTATACGAAGAAGTCAAGAAAGCTGTTGAGAGAGACAAATCCATGGTGAAAGTCTCTGAATTGTCAAGACATGGACTCATGGAAATAACACGAAAGAGG GTTCGACCAAGTGTGACATTCATGATTAGCGAACCATGTGCTTGTTGCCATGCCACAGGCAGGGTTGAAGCTTTAGAGACATCCTTCTCCAAAATTGAACAACAAATCTGTCGGTTTATT GCAACATTGGACATTAAGGCAGACAGTATAAGCCCCAAGTCATGGCCAAAATTTATTCTGAGAGTTGACCATCATATGTGTGAGTACTTAACTTCAGGGAAAAAGACAAGGCTTGCAACATTGAGTAGTTCCCTCAAAGTCTGGATTCTTTTAAAG GTTGCTAGAGGGTTCACGAGAGGAGCATTCGAGGTTAAACCATTTATAGATgacaaaggagagaaaaaccaGCATCAAGCTCCAATTTCAATGCTGAGATCCTCAAAGGCCAGTACCAAAAAACCTGGCCAAAAGTTGACAATTGTTCCAGTTAAGAAATCAAAAGCTAGGGGAAAATAA
- the LOC107609150 gene encoding uncharacterized protein LOC107609150, whose product MLGRSVFSRPGSFRPENLGHSALAMIGNVCFSVFVVGVLVFTIIAATYEPEDPLFHPSTKITTFLTSESNATFKSDNTVVKTGEDFVAANETVFGSIINMEDVNNSANAESGGEAATVASECETTGPIDCRDPEVFHMLMRATIEKFKDIHFYRFGKAVPGSNDSTCDMAWRFRPKEGKAAAFYKDYRRFVIQRAENCSLSIVSIGEYHSGLNARKRKKNQKPGLEKAPPKVDQVTALPVFGETNVNDSLPVVESESSFSHGKYLIYVGGGDRCKSMNHYLWSFLCALGEAQYLNRTLVMDLSICLSSIYTSSKKDEEGKDFRFYFDFEHLKEAASVLDKEQFWTDWNKWHEKDGMGLHLVEDYKITPMKLKEVKDSLIMRKFGEVEPDNYWYRVCEGETESVVKRPWHLIWKSKRLMDIVSAIASRLNWDYDAVHIVRGEKARNKELWPNLDAHTSPDALLSTLRDKIDDGRHLYIATNEPDTSFFDPLKDKYTTHFLDEYKDLWDETSEWNSDTTKLNNGVPVEFDGYMRVSIDTEVFLRGKKQIETFNDLTSDCKDGINTCNVQTN is encoded by the coding sequence ATGTTGGGTAGGTCTGTGTTTTCCAGACCTGGAAGCTTCAGGCCAGAGAATTTGGGTCACAGTGCATTGGCCATGATTGGGAATGTTTGTTTCTCTGTCTTTGTTGTTGGGGTTTTGGTTTTCACAATTATTGCTGCAACTTATGAACCTGAGGACCCTTTGTTCCACCCTTCAACCAAGATCACCACATTCCTCACTTCTGAATCCAATGCCACTTTCAAGTCCGATAACACTGTTGTTAAGACCGGGGAGGATTTTGTTGCTGCCAACGAGACTGTTTTTGGCTCGATTATTAACATGGAGGATGTTAATAACTCGGCTAATGCTGAATCCGGGGGCGAGGCTGCTACCGTGGCCTCTGAATGTGAGACCACTGGCCCTATTGATTGTAGGGACCCTGAGGTTTTTCATATGTTGATGAGGGCCACAATTGAGAAGTTTAAGGATATCCATTTCTACCGGTTCGGGAAAGCGGTTCCTGGCTCTAATGATAGTACTTGTGATATGGCATGGCGGTTCAGGCCAAAGGAAGGGAAGGCTGCTGCATTTTATAAGGATTATAGGAGGTTTGTTATTCAGAGGGCCGAGAATTGCTCGCTTAGCATTGTTAGCATTGGTGAATATCATAGTGGGTTAAATGctaggaagaggaagaagaatcagAAACCTGGGCTTGAGAAGGCTCCACCAAAGGTGGATCAGGTGACTGCATTACCTGTTTTTGGTGAGACTAATGTTAATGACAGCCTCCCCGTGGTTGAGTCTGAGAGTTCATTTAGTCATGGTAAATACCTGATATATGTTGGAGGTGGAGATCGGTGTAAGAGCATGAATCATTACTTATGGAGTTTCTTGTGTGCTCTTGGGGAAGCTCAGTACCTAAATCGAACATTGGTTATGGATTTGAGCATTTGCCTATCTTCGATTTACACTTCGTCGAAGAAGGACGAGGAAGGCAAAGATTTCAGATTTTACTTTGATTTTGAGCATTTAAAGGAGGCAGCATCTGTGTTGGACAAGGAACAGTTTTGGACAGATTGGAATAAGTGGCACGAAAAGGATGGGATGGGTCTTCATCTTGTGGAGGATTACAAAATCACACCGATGAAGCTCAAGGAAGTGAAGGATTCTTTGATCATGAGAAAGTTCGGTGAAGTTGAACCGGATAACTATTGGTACAGGGTCTGTGAGGGAGAGACAGAATCCGTCGTTAAAAGGCCGTGGCATTTGATATGGAAATCGAAGAGGTTGATGGATATAGTGTCCGCAATAGCTTCAAGGTTGAACTGGGACTATGATGCTGTTCATATTGTGAGAGGGGAAAAGGCGAGGAACAAAGAGCTTTGGCCAAATCTTGATGCGCATACCTCCCCGGACGCACTTCTCTCAACCTTGCGGGACAAGATTGACGATGGAAGGCACCTTTACATTGCAACAAATGAACCCGATACTTCCTTCTTTGATCCCCTGAAAGATAAGTATACCACTCATTTTCTTGATGAATATAAGGATCTTTGGGATGAAACCAGTGAATGGAACTCAGATACGACAAAGCTCAATAACGGTGTTCCGGTAGAATTCGATGGTTACATGAGAGTCTCCATTGATACAGAAGTTTTCTTGAGAGGTAAAAAGCAGATTGAAACTTTCAACGATTTGACCAGTGATTGCAAGGATGGTATCAATACCTGTAATGTTCAAACAAACTAA